The proteins below are encoded in one region of Fodinibius salinus:
- the typA gene encoding translational GTPase TypA, translating to MYNDIRNIAIIAHVDHGKTTLVDQMLKQSGTFRENEEVAERVMDSGDLEREKGITISSKNTAIKWDDTKINIVDTPGHADFGGEVERILKMVNGVIILVDAAEGPLPQTKFVLRKSLELGYEPIVVINKIDRKDARPDEVLNEIFDLFVMLDATNEQLDFPIIYAEGINGIAKYELEDDNDDLVPLFNTIMEHIPAPEQELDASFKMLVSSIDWNDYVGRIGIGRVEQGTIEQGQRIALLDSDGNLKEEAKATKLFTFNGLQREPVEKAVAGDVFALAGYEQVDIGDTLTATTDMTAIDYPDIDQPTMAMFFRVNDSPFAGLEGEYVTSNQIKDRLMREDRINVSIEVEQTDNPDIYKVSGRGELQLAILTETMRREGYEFAVSRPEVLYKEIDGKRHEPFEEVVVDVHKDYSNRVIDNLQQRRGIMTSMTQEGDNNRIIFNVPSRGLIGFRGEMLTETRGTGIMHQQFDSYEPYAGEIPGRNSGTLISLEKGEVTSYALEGLQDRGTFLVEPGDSVYEGQVVGINNRSDDLVVNVVKKKNLTNHRATQSADEVKIAPAKKMSLEQCIEFVDDDELLEVTPESLRIRKKYLSFNERKKAKKQNEFA from the coding sequence ACCATTAGCTCAAAAAATACTGCCATAAAGTGGGATGACACCAAAATAAATATTGTAGATACACCCGGACACGCAGATTTTGGTGGTGAAGTAGAACGTATTCTCAAGATGGTAAATGGGGTGATTATTCTGGTGGATGCCGCCGAAGGCCCGTTGCCGCAGACCAAGTTCGTACTTCGCAAATCATTGGAGTTGGGATACGAACCCATTGTGGTCATCAATAAGATTGATCGCAAGGATGCGCGTCCTGATGAGGTGCTCAACGAAATTTTTGATCTTTTTGTGATGCTCGATGCCACCAATGAGCAGCTGGATTTCCCCATTATTTATGCCGAGGGTATAAATGGCATTGCCAAGTATGAGCTCGAAGATGATAACGATGATCTTGTTCCACTCTTTAATACCATAATGGAACATATACCGGCACCGGAACAGGAGCTGGATGCTTCCTTTAAAATGCTGGTGAGCAGTATCGACTGGAATGATTATGTCGGACGTATTGGCATTGGTCGCGTAGAGCAGGGTACCATTGAGCAAGGGCAGCGAATTGCACTGCTCGACAGCGATGGAAATCTAAAAGAAGAGGCGAAGGCTACCAAGCTATTTACATTTAACGGGTTGCAGCGCGAACCCGTAGAAAAAGCAGTAGCTGGTGATGTTTTTGCCTTGGCCGGGTATGAGCAAGTAGATATCGGGGATACACTTACTGCTACCACCGATATGACGGCCATCGACTATCCCGATATTGATCAGCCGACTATGGCGATGTTTTTTCGCGTAAACGATTCGCCTTTTGCAGGATTGGAAGGGGAGTACGTAACCTCCAATCAGATTAAAGATCGGTTGATGCGCGAAGATCGTATTAACGTGTCTATTGAAGTAGAGCAGACCGACAATCCCGATATTTATAAAGTTTCAGGGCGCGGAGAATTGCAGTTAGCCATCCTTACCGAGACCATGCGGCGTGAAGGATATGAATTTGCTGTTTCTCGTCCCGAGGTACTCTACAAAGAAATTGATGGCAAGCGCCACGAACCGTTTGAAGAGGTAGTGGTGGATGTTCATAAAGACTATAGTAACCGCGTGATCGATAATCTGCAGCAGCGCAGAGGGATTATGACTTCTATGACGCAAGAGGGCGATAATAATCGTATTATCTTTAACGTACCTTCGCGCGGACTTATTGGATTCCGTGGTGAGATGCTTACCGAAACGCGAGGCACAGGTATCATGCACCAACAGTTTGATTCCTATGAACCATATGCGGGTGAAATTCCTGGTCGCAACAGTGGTACACTAATCTCTTTAGAAAAAGGAGAGGTTACCAGCTATGCGCTCGAAGGTCTGCAAGATCGCGGAACTTTCTTGGTTGAGCCTGGTGACTCGGTATATGAAGGACAGGTTGTAGGGATCAACAACCGCTCTGATGATTTGGTGGTAAATGTGGTGAAAAAGAAGAACCTTACTAATCACCGTGCTACACAAAGTGCAGATGAGGTGAAAATTGCGCCGGCTAAGAAAATGAGTCTTGAGCAATGCATTGAATTTGTTGACGATGATGAACTGCTTGAAGTAACGCCCGAAAGCCTGCGCATCCGTAAAAAGTACCTGAGTTTTAATGAGCGAAAGAAAGCCAAAAAGCAGAATGAATTTGCGTAA
- a CDS encoding DUF2306 domain-containing protein yields the protein MENIVYDWIGGLHLIASIVALITGTLILAMAKGSEIHKKIGYIYVSAMLIVVATAFMIYRLFGGSGIFHWAAVVSGATLAGGMIPALLRTPDDWVILHFSFMYWSVLGLYAAFISEILVRVPESPFLEMVGFGTGGIMLVGGGWFYYRKDYWEAEFSN from the coding sequence ATGGAAAATATCGTTTATGACTGGATTGGCGGACTACACCTGATAGCATCTATTGTTGCACTCATCACCGGAACGCTCATTCTGGCAATGGCAAAAGGCTCAGAAATTCACAAGAAGATTGGCTATATCTATGTTTCGGCTATGCTTATTGTAGTTGCTACGGCTTTTATGATCTACCGGCTGTTTGGCGGTTCGGGGATTTTTCACTGGGCAGCCGTCGTGAGCGGAGCTACCCTGGCCGGTGGCATGATTCCTGCACTGCTTCGTACACCTGATGATTGGGTAATCCTGCACTTCAGTTTCATGTACTGGTCTGTACTAGGATTGTATGCTGCATTTATCAGTGAAATATTGGTTCGCGTGCCCGAGAGTCCTTTTTTAGAAATGGTCGGTTTTGGTACCGGCGGCATTATGCTTGTCGGCGGGGGCTGGTTTTATTACCGTAAAGATTACTGGGAGGCAGAGTTTAGCAATTAA
- a CDS encoding winged helix-turn-helix domain-containing protein encodes MAFDDLNPLLHSQLRLAIMSLLISVKEADYKYIKEETRASSGNISVQMSKLEDAGYVEVTKTFKDNKPNTSYTITPEGIEAFETYVNTLQQYLDVNSNDN; translated from the coding sequence ATGGCTTTTGATGACCTTAATCCTCTGCTACATTCCCAGTTGCGGCTAGCCATTATGTCGCTGCTGATCAGCGTAAAAGAAGCAGACTATAAATACATCAAAGAAGAGACCAGAGCCAGCTCGGGCAACATCAGTGTACAGATGAGCAAACTCGAGGATGCCGGCTATGTTGAGGTAACCAAAACCTTTAAAGACAACAAGCCCAATACCTCCTACACTATCACTCCCGAAGGTATCGAAGCTTTTGAAACATATGTGAACACCCTGCAACAGTATCTGGATGTAAATAGCAATGACAATTAA
- a CDS encoding peptidase M61 yields MQKLLSFLILIFIVAACSPKTGEQLDNTDDSNQKVEQSAKKVPISSSIDLTEINNDRVWVQVDPGKFSADSVLFRLPRVVQGTYDVSNFGSFVDSLVAYNYKGDQITARKKGKNTWVIPAANFDKVGYYVNDTFDIERTDKATPFSPSGTNIAKDNFVLNLHGFIGYFENFDEHPYKLNVTAPANYKKSSALPVTSTSYNSDSTTVTNTYSADRYFDITDNPMFYGDLSVEKFKVSDITIVLSVYSPNGNHPASSIKKTVAKMMRAQKDYLGDLKTTDRYDIYLYLAPQNKSAPTGFGALEHHTSTVVVLPEAMQKSRLSSTMTDVVSHEFFHIVTPLSVHSEDIHNFDYNTPTFSKHLWMYEGTTEYFASHFQVYEGLQPKQEFYNKINGKIESSMAMADTMSFTKMSENVLDEPYASNYLNVYQKGALISMCIDILMREESNGQRSMLSLMKQLSDEYGVEKPFTDDKLITEIANMTYPSVGEFLRTHVVGTTPIDYSKFFDKVGLKRVAKKKQTSLFLNGQTPFIDANQSTKQLFFRDMKLNSSLIDLGIQSGDIIKSINGTEYTVSNIRQLIPKSMQWKADTKITMVVIRDGEEIKISGKVGEPTVTTKKLVEIDDASKEQIKLRKQWLGN; encoded by the coding sequence ATGCAAAAGCTTCTCAGTTTTCTAATACTCATTTTTATCGTAGCTGCCTGTTCTCCCAAAACTGGTGAACAGCTAGACAACACCGATGATTCAAATCAAAAAGTGGAACAGTCGGCAAAGAAAGTACCTATTTCTTCTTCTATTGATTTAACCGAAATCAACAACGACCGTGTTTGGGTTCAAGTTGATCCGGGAAAGTTTTCAGCTGATAGTGTTTTATTTCGGCTGCCCCGCGTTGTTCAGGGGACCTATGATGTAAGTAATTTCGGTAGCTTTGTGGATAGCCTGGTGGCCTATAATTATAAGGGAGATCAAATTACTGCTCGTAAAAAAGGAAAAAATACGTGGGTTATACCTGCAGCTAATTTTGACAAGGTAGGCTATTACGTTAACGACACTTTTGACATTGAGCGTACGGATAAGGCAACCCCCTTTTCACCATCAGGCACGAATATAGCCAAAGATAATTTTGTACTGAACCTCCATGGTTTTATCGGATATTTTGAAAATTTTGACGAACATCCCTATAAGCTCAATGTTACGGCTCCTGCCAATTATAAGAAGTCCTCGGCTTTGCCGGTTACTTCTACCTCTTACAATAGCGACAGTACAACAGTAACGAACACATACTCCGCTGATCGGTATTTCGACATTACTGACAACCCAATGTTTTATGGAGACCTCAGCGTCGAAAAGTTTAAGGTGAGTGATATTACTATTGTATTGAGCGTTTATTCGCCCAATGGTAACCACCCTGCTTCGAGTATAAAGAAAACTGTAGCCAAAATGATGAGGGCTCAAAAGGATTATCTCGGCGATTTAAAAACGACTGATCGCTATGATATCTATTTGTATCTGGCACCTCAAAATAAGTCGGCTCCTACTGGATTCGGAGCTCTCGAACATCATACCTCAACGGTAGTTGTATTACCTGAAGCAATGCAGAAATCTCGTCTCAGCAGCACTATGACGGATGTGGTATCTCATGAATTCTTCCATATTGTTACTCCATTAAGTGTTCACTCCGAAGATATTCACAACTTTGACTACAATACGCCCACCTTTTCCAAGCATCTGTGGATGTATGAAGGAACAACCGAATATTTTGCCAGTCACTTTCAGGTATATGAAGGTCTACAGCCCAAGCAAGAATTTTACAATAAAATAAATGGGAAAATCGAGTCTTCGATGGCTATGGCTGACACGATGAGCTTCACAAAAATGAGTGAAAATGTTCTTGATGAACCCTATGCCTCAAATTATCTGAATGTTTATCAGAAAGGGGCACTTATCAGTATGTGTATTGATATTCTAATGCGTGAAGAAAGCAATGGACAGCGTAGTATGCTTTCTCTGATGAAGCAGCTTTCGGATGAGTATGGCGTCGAAAAACCGTTTACTGATGATAAGCTGATTACCGAAATTGCAAATATGACTTATCCCTCAGTCGGTGAATTTTTGCGTACTCATGTTGTGGGAACAACCCCCATTGACTATTCTAAATTTTTCGATAAAGTAGGATTAAAGCGCGTAGCCAAAAAGAAACAAACGTCTCTGTTTTTGAATGGCCAAACACCCTTTATTGATGCTAACCAATCGACAAAACAACTCTTTTTCCGAGATATGAAGCTTAACTCCTCTCTTATTGATTTAGGTATTCAATCGGGAGACATCATAAAGTCCATCAATGGCACGGAATATACGGTATCGAACATCCGACAGCTTATCCCCAAAAGTATGCAGTGGAAAGCAGATACTAAGATTACAATGGTTGTAATCCGTGACGGAGAAGAAATTAAGATATCAGGCAAAGTTGGAGAGCCCACTGTTACGACAAAGAAACTCGTTGAAATCGATGATGCATCCAAAGAGCAAATCAAGCTTCGCAAACAGTGGTTAGGCAACTAA
- a CDS encoding DUF4112 domain-containing protein yields the protein MSNKETDNTKKLAELLDSKFRIPNTNIRFGIDPILGLIPGAGDWLAGVISLYFLIQAVMMGGRASVLGRMFINILLDVLIGSIPILGEVFDIYWKANLRNAELLKELKENPEQTTTESRLWVWFVFVQFVVIIIAVLLLISWLIAELIGAIL from the coding sequence ATGAGCAATAAAGAAACAGATAATACAAAAAAATTAGCGGAGTTACTCGACAGCAAATTTCGAATTCCTAATACCAATATTCGCTTTGGAATTGATCCCATATTGGGGCTTATACCGGGAGCCGGAGACTGGCTGGCGGGAGTAATATCACTTTACTTTTTGATACAGGCAGTTATGATGGGCGGTCGGGCTTCGGTGCTGGGGCGTATGTTTATTAATATTTTGCTGGATGTACTAATTGGATCTATTCCCATTTTAGGTGAGGTTTTTGACATTTATTGGAAAGCGAACCTAAGAAATGCTGAATTGCTGAAAGAACTGAAAGAAAATCCCGAACAAACAACGACTGAAAGCCGGCTGTGGGTTTGGTTTGTATTTGTTCAATTTGTCGTCATTATTATTGCAGTACTATTGCTTATCAGCTGGCTGATTGCAGAACTCATTGGTGCTATTTTATAA